One window of the Rhizobiaceae bacterium genome contains the following:
- the rpmD gene encoding 50S ribosomal protein L30 produces MAKKAAAQKAARTVTVEQVGSPIRRPKEQRATLVGLGLNKLHRRSTLEDTPSVRGMINSVQHLVRVVDEK; encoded by the coding sequence ATGGCCAAGAAAGCAGCAGCCCAGAAGGCAGCCAGGACGGTGACCGTCGAGCAGGTCGGTTCGCCGATCCGCCGGCCGAAGGAACAGCGTGCGACGCTGGTCGGCCTCGGTCTGAACAAGTTGCATCGCCGCAGCACGCTGGAGGACACTCCCTCCGTGCGGGGCATGATCAACTCGGTGCAGCATCTCGTTCGCGTCGTCGACGAGAAGTGA